A single region of the Penaeus vannamei isolate JL-2024 chromosome 23, ASM4276789v1, whole genome shotgun sequence genome encodes:
- the LOC113820094 gene encoding serine-rich adhesin for platelets isoform X1 has protein sequence MSSLLPSELGRLVLGFLEENGCQKAADHLLKELPALAECAQLRKKGRKITTRIGNKSLEDMLGEYTDTKDLVTEKKKKYPVSLAKIPLSDRLLEQVECMISLILELRSERSHHLGAVLKDHGLSQSTHIARQKKIWASRPSMPRKQLLMEVNTTPVNSLPGSSYCEPIRVEIAGNVSSAEPTPSYNEVSDCPPSPINSPLTTPPPMPVDRLGDERADLAAGDSASLSMSGPDFDITPQKRKGSQVKRRSQGGSAEVTPSKGSPSEGEPNFEKILKNLYENTALHEKIAENINKGLLGNQGKVVARDSEPASSRLSSSNTIGGDMVVGAEGKAKLGSETSSNTGGEAALIRELDHIVTGIITETTADPAFENLLEEVFGTNSPNNSPSKMSTVSHMSQDNTEDSLHEPARLLSTPVPPPPTQTEIREPHMSSNPLSSPPPSPPPSPPPHPYESPHSSAYHPSPSYCPSPSMHSAAPPVPHSSPKRGPSPHLASSSPSHSSSVVKETELSPQMACETRRTRSSSKRDKASSSGKDMKLDSSKTATDTCGSQSPVRFSESSSSITKSNTFEKNRCSADASSSDHTQGSAGKGKKKGKRGMRNSDWKEDEQNLGDQLLQEFADFQSSRSQRISESDGSVGSDRTDFNKLSDGASQSQVTNLPDSGSSSKTTCEKPTNNLDNTNENIPCIGVSSSEMLQQQVDKNVMESELLPQAATGSPNNLNSQNMSASPCRSESDINGKKPEEGAVSGHCQNNIIAGEQSQPPNGNQPVQEGSESIQNNLDMMSIMPGNSNINSNSIPGISQGVPGTTVNNPMPNIEKPPLTVRSTTVPGLIQNPPVTSPNYEQQQVPNDYYTLTELTPVNPAQLAYDPYPVSQSYPYYYEQNNTNAVPPTYMQPQVNNQWGMNPVTNVNSIPFSDVNTNTWQPPVQAAETGFSNTNTEKPDAAPSPSQETSESQLSSCTTFTIPPEVKENLSQGQLVTLGSGPSTVTLFQFPVGTNLSAQKQQYKRKSSGSSNKKKVVRRATYQPIVPKMPPPDLLLMNSVFDNAATTKSASSVNSPSVSTASSDKPSTSVSSSNPSCGSASTSALPPVTITMENDITISMPQISAGSSVEETGGKSIKKSPKSISSSRKGRVVNVTKVKKRGLGKAGKKAKRLQQKVDESVLNNNIVATAFSFAINSVTPGKEDSESGKLSDDASFAIDDSCGMTMPEISELMDPNVLPPEEPEVAVANDAAQPDSDNVTEEGRPSQEVQSDSALIVEGQKENTEPDSSAVSSESTGKSPTLVCSGGRSPQLKALLSLSKSISPSKSKLVRNRTVSVHESPLVPGLPKRGSQSTPSHKNSHVRVLDFGTPQKWKSPDRLPGRAMASLKFSPPLKKKKSPKKSVPSPLSRNSKFSKILSPKKMILKKILEETEKEQALENEKERKSVEENLESEVTAARETQTEKIPVALPKSKKTRRGSTSSVSDPVPASEVHHNVETEDEESLILRIDDEDSCSSDAGTITTETTSIELFELPKEMESVKHSQHKKSSLSDSHAVPVTENAAGIQGGSAVPSCVFSNYDSENSNLITPCKPDDMGLVFSGGLLPVTPMCLEAPTPLLNSIRSVMGIQNGELNTPLLPAVPKTPAGKTPLIKDYPQGPYSNSSAGTSYYLPSERSATDSDGYSPSRLETVWEKTLAETCDMTQERNLHNENLNLRSSPRKSPRKMSQKEMGEAIEQDLFRLFPGDVVGAGSSTTCTTDTAATSVPAPQDTNPPKAKDTSKGKEGKRRRIPSKKYQHLAESACSDDDFELPRSATPSSELKRKNRSPSDAAVPKNKSKKLKTVAGSRGENKGNEAVPETQKKDLAPKTMKNVHDTVCEKQVDSKKKQAGMGKSLRKASSASTSSSEKERNLTKSSETKPSESDDSCNQKTPKHNKFDSQKIIKDFTVSFNAEQTSSPRQMHSISSSSSSVIPGNSSSKIESKIALSTGDKGEGNMNIHIEKLNSQKENDTAGNSVNKSKSNDERSDDLQDVGEKINEPVAKLKENTSKTIKKVPSAEKEKVKVNKTSESKARVSHLFGSDVSFSDDSDEPEAESGPANERVQKSPLKIADLEEPSILKETSNVVCGKRRIGRGRGRPLKTALPISPRRSERTATTSQRSCSRQALNAKQASPRGRSRGSHSSGSSSKESGSGMPVSQMRTRSKSPANEKSVPEEVSRQMTSVRRRGRGARSLANRGRPVRKDQDSARVLDEQDTLESDMEDDTTGKQKMPFSVWGSGLKSPIGTSKGKSPTSSKEELHNRWNTSIASHCTFSDINITDTEDESPGKILRQKTPEHFVRFPKSETGKKFMESDSSGCARTLSYNNNNSSHKEGTPRIKNKDLGEVHNITPSSRRHIRSASSSAESATEEISQDAQEITSPSPKKTVSKSTNGSHSLSETRSTKSSKENTPSEVALNEDPPPTTTEDATPIKSSSEGSSPSPSTTSEASSSEKSGVSPLMQFKPLPATPEKELGQICQSIIKENNAMVALPSPKGQQEKERHMDQSGASRTKDSVKRILNLSTKKAERSVNEEKMLKKGAHESLPRKESEDIEMVNDKESNTSDTVKDTRSDGRGDSHELKTKVPDEKGQKRIGEEQGNQLPAGQRDNKTLRGGLDKDNSCNSKASEKGSTTSLGNVISPEHSSNQSFISEGKMTKENLSPQEKNVESHNASEVIEEEEDWEDMISLQTSEFIDLFSLNLEPEKVTPKPSSKAAKSSKGVISSKAKKPASPNAGSRMAQQKKINNSPKIKEQNHNEAVPGSERGSGSQSLRAESTEMTRERGNKRLREETSPRDAVDPAKKKTPRRIQPIKIGEVNGVRKDSISKRSADYRSTGHSFPSGLKSSLGTVNGEMMSSGLEEKEDRSEVFSEKGRRRDSVAHKRESLLVTGGGGQSERSASSLSSTSPGHLHISESPMGFEGSPNAHLGKTSSPHHFAPIKLPQDIEPLATLEPSSQGQKQLSTEPLNPSQMGKETTVDPRSKIKGMTHTASAISKVPGVVPNEAETLRETDDSLVVNSRQRRPRHMAQELCSGGSLEIAMRPDKPVAIVTKHGSEFQTSSVHLSEESTSSVISMPPTPGKHLFGPPPTAHTISPAGSSSQSESGLMQGPIGVPPKKRKKQDVAEKIKLKKMQKLMKMTDFDKFLEKIHR, from the exons GTTTTTTAGAAGAGAATGGCTGCCAGAAGGCTGCAGACCACCTACTGAAAGAGCTCCCAGCCCTGGCAGAATGCGCTCAACTCCGGAAAAAGGGTCGGAAAATCACCACTCGTATTGGCAACAAGTCCCTAGAAGACATGCTCGGAGAATACACAGATACAAAAGATTTAG ttacagagaaaaaaaagaaataccctGTCTCACTTGCAAAGATCCCGCTGTCCGATAGGCTCTTGGAACAAGTGGAGTGCATGATAAGCCTAATTTTGGAACTAAGGTCGGAGCGTAGTCAT CATTTAGGTGCAGTTTTAAAAGATCATGGTTTAAGCCAGAGCACCCATATTGCTCGTCAAAAGAAAATATGGGCAAGTCGACCCTCAATGCCACGAAAACAGCTTT TAATGGAAGTAAACACTACACCAGTGAACAGCCTCCCAGGATCCAGTTACTGTGAGCCAATACGAGTGGAAATCGCCGGCAATGTTTCCTCCGCCGAACCAACTCCTTCCTACAATGAGGTGTCAGACTGCCCACCGAGTCCTATCAACAGCCCCCTCACCACTCCACCCCCCATGCCAGTTGATCGACTTGGTGATGAGCGGGCGGATCTTGCTGCCGGAGATTCCGCGTCCCTCTCCATGTCTGGGCCGGACTTTGACATCACTCCTCAGAAGCGAAAAGG AAGTCAGGTCAAAAGAAGAAGTCAAGGTGGTAGTGCTGAAGTGACACCCAGTAAAGGCTCACCCAGTGAGGGAGAACCAAATTTTGAG AAAATCTTGAAAAATCTTTATGAGAACACTGCACTGCATGAAAAGATTGCCGAGAACATAAACAAGGGCTTGTTAGGAAACCAAGGCAAGGTGGTAGCGAGGGACAGTGAGCCAGCTAGTAGTCGACTAAGCAGCAGCAACACGATAGGAGGGGATATGGTAGTAGGCGCGGAAGGCAAGGCGAAGTTGGGTAGTGAAACATCGTCAAACACAGGTGGAGAAGCAGCCCTTATCCGAGAACTGGACCACATCGTCACTGGTATTATCACCGAGACCACAGCAGATCCAGCTTTTGAGAACCTTTTAGAAGAAGTCTTTG GCACAAATTCTCCAAATAATTCTCCTTCCAAAATGAGCACTGTTTCGCACATGAGCCAAGACAACACAGAAGATTCGTTACATGAGCCAGCAAGACTTCTTTCCACTCCCgttccaccaccccctacccagaCAGAAATACGCGAACCCCACATGTCCTCCaatcccctctcatctcctcctccatccccacctccttctcctcctccacatccataTGAGTCCCCTCATTCCTCAGCttatcacccttccccttcctactgcCCATCCCCCTCTATGCATTCTGCTGCCCCTCCAGTACCCCATTCCAGCCCCAAACGAGGTCCTTCTCCACACCTTGCAAGCTCCTCACCTTCCCACTCGTCCTCTGTGGTGAAGGAGACAGAGCTTTCTCCTCAAATGGCTTGTGAAACCAGGAGGACAAGAAGCTCATCCAAACGGGACAAAGCATCCTCATCAGGTAAAGACATGAAGCTAGACAGCAGTAAAACAGCCACCGACACTTGTGGGAGTCAGTCACCAGTAAG GTTTTCTGAGTCATCCAGTAGTATTACAAAATCTAACACCTTTGAGAAGAATAGATGCAGTGCAGATGCATCATCTTCAGACCATACGCAAGGATCagcagggaaaggaaagaaaaaggggaaacgagGCATGAGGAATTCAGACTGGAAGGAAGATGAACAGAATCTTGGGGATCAGCTTCTCCAAGAGTTTGCAGACTTTCAGTCATCCCGTTCACAGAGGATAAGTGAAAGTGACGGAAGTGTTGGGTCTGATAGGACGGATTTTAACAAATTAAGTGATGGTGCATCTCAGTCCCAAGTTACAAATCTTCCAGACAGTGGATCATCCTCAAAGACCACCTGTGAAAAACCCACAAATAATTTGgataatacaaatgaaaacaTTCCATGCATAGGTGTAAGTAGTTCGGAAATGCTGCAGCAACAAGTTGATAAAAATGTAATGGAATCTGAACTTCTTCCACAAGCAGCTACAGGAAGTCCAAATAACCTAAATAGTCAAAATATGTCAGCTAGTCCATGTAGAAGTGAGAGTGATATAAATGGTAAGAAGCCTGAAGAGGGTGCTGTCAGTGGTCATTGTCAAAATAACATCATAGCTGGTGAGCAGTCTCAGCCACCGAATGGCAATCAACCTGTCCAAGAAGGCAGTGAGAGCATTCAAAATAATTTAGATATGATGTCAATCATGCCAGGAAACTCAAATATTAATAGCAACTCAATACCAGGAATTTCTCAGGGTGTCCCAGGAACTACAGTGAATAACCCAATGCCTAATATCGAAAAACCTCCTTTGACAGTCAGAAGTACAACAGTGCCTGGTTTGATACAGAATCCACCAGTAACTAGTCCTAATTATGAACAGCAACAGGTACCCAATGATTACTACACCCTAACTGAATTGACTCCAGTTAACCCAGCACAACTTGCTTATGACCCATATCCTGTAAGTCAAAGCTACCCCTACTATTATGAGCAAAATAACACTAATGCTGTTCCACCAACATACATGCAACCCCAGGTTAACAACCAATGGGGAATGAATCCAGTGACCAATGTGAATAGTATTCCCTTTAGTGATGTCAATACCAACACCTGGCAGCCTCCCGTACAGGCAGCGGAGACAGGTTTTAGTAATACCAATACTGAAAAGCCAGATGCGGCACCATCACCATCCCAAGAAACCAGTGAAAGCCAGCTGAGCAGTTGTACGACATTCACTATACCACCAGAGGTGAAGGAGAACTTGAGTCAAGGTCAACTTGTTACCCTTGGATCag gtcCATCTACTGTGACATTATTCCAGTTTCCAGTTGGTACAAATCTCAGTGCACAAAAACagcaatacaaaagaaaatccaGTGGATCTAGTAATAAAAAGAAGG TAGTGCGGAGAGCAACATACCAACCAATTGTTCCAAAGATGCCACCGCCTGATTTATTGTTGATGAACtctg TGTTTGATAATGCTGCAACTACAAAATCTGCCTCTTCAGTGAATTCACCTTCTGTAAGCACAGCGTCTTCAGATAAACCTTCCACCAGTGTGTCATCATCAAATCCATCTTGTGGCAGTGCATCAACATCAGCTTTACCTCCAGTCACAATAACCATGGAAAATGATATCACCATATCTATGCCACAGATTAGCGCAGGTTCCTCTGTTGAAGAGACTGGAGGGAAAAGTATAAAGAAGTCACCAAAATCAATCAGTAGTTCAAGGAAAGGCAGGGTTGTCAACGTGACAAAAGTTAAGAAACGAGGCTTAGGGAAGGCAGGCAAGAAGGCCAAAAGATTACAGCAGAAAGTGGATGAGTCTGTCTTGAACAACAACATTGTGGCAACAGCATTTTCTTTTGCCATTAACTCTGTAACCCCAGGCAAAGAGGATTCAGAGTCTGGAAAATTGTCAGATGATGCTTCTTTCGCCATCGATGATTCTTGTGGAATGACAATGCCAGAAATTTCAGAGCTAATGGATCCTAATGTTCTTCCTCCAGAGGAACCAGAAGTGGCTGTGGCCAATGATGCAGCTCAGCCTGACAGTGATAATGTGACTGAGGAAGGGAGACCAAGTCAAGAGGTGCAAAGTGATAGTGCCTTAATTGTTGAGGGACAAAAGGAGAATACAGAACCAGATTCCTCAGCAGTAAGCAGTGAGAGTACTGGGAAATCTCCAACCTTAGTCTGCAGCGGAGGAAGATCTCCACAGCTGAAggctcttctctcactttcaaaGAGCATTTCACCTTCCAAGAGCAAACTGGTGCGGAACAGAACAGTGTCGGTGCATGAAAGTCCGTTAGTTCCGGGTCTCCCCAAGAGAGGCAGCCAAAGTACTCCAAGTCATAAGAACAGTCATGTGAGGGTATTAGATTTTGGCACACCACAGAAATGGAAAAGCCCAGATCGTTTACCTGGTAGAGCAATGGCAAGTTTGAAGTTCTCTCCtcctttgaagaagaagaagtcccCCAAGAAATCAGTACCATCACCCCTTAGCAGGAATTCTAAATTCTCCAAGATTTTGTCACCAAAGAAAATGATTCTTAAGAAAATATtagaggaaacagagaaggagcaagcattggagaatgaaaaggagagaaaatcagTTGAGGAAAATCTGGAGAGTGAGGTTACTGCAGCAAGAGAAACCCAGACCGAAAAAATACCAGTTGCTTTACCAAAGAGTAAGAAAACAAGGAGAGGGTCTACTAGTTCAGTGAGTGATCCTGTCCCGGCTAGTGAAGTCCACCATAATGTTGAGACAGAGGATGAAGAGAGCCTAATTCTTCGCATAGATGATGAAGATAGCTGTAGTTCAGATGCTGGAACCATCACAACAGAGACAACAAGCATAGAGCTCTTTGAACTTCCAAAAGAAATGGAGAGTGTGAAGCATAGCCAGCATAAAAAGTCTTCTTTATCAGACTCTCATGCAGTTCCTGTTACAGAAAATGCTGCAGGTATTCAGGGAGGGAGTGCAGTACCATCATGTGTTTTTAGTAATTATGATTCAGAAAATTCTAATCTTATTACTCCCTGTAAGCCAGATGATATGGGTCTTGTTTTCTCTGGAGGACTGTTACCAGTAACCCCTATGTGTCTGGAAGCGCCAACACCTCTCTTGAACAGTATACGAAGTGTAATGGGTATACAAAATGGGGAGCTCAATACACCTCTCCTTCCAGCTGTCCCAAAGACACCTGCCGGGAAAACTCCTCTAATCAAAGATTATCCCCAAGGCCCATACTCAAATAGCTCAGCTGGCACTTCCTATTACCTGCCATCAGAAAGATCTGCAACAGACTCCGATGGTTACTCTCCATCAAGACTAGAAACTGTGTGGGAGAAGACCCTTGCAGAGACCTGTGACATGACCCAAGAGAGAAATCTTCACAATGAAAATTTGAACCTCAGGTCAAGTCCAAGAAAGAGCCCTCGCAAAATGTCCCAGAAGGAAATGGGTGAGGCCATTGAACAAGATTTATTCAGGCTTTTCCCTGGGGATGTGGTTGGAGCTGGCTCAAGCACAACTTGTACTACAGATACTGCCGCAACAAGTGTCCCAGCACCCCAGGACACCAACCCTCCCAAGGCCAAGGATACTTCAAAAGGTaaagagggtaagagaaggagaatcCCATCCAAAAAATATCAGCATCTGGCCGAATCTGCCTGCTCTGATGATGACTTTGAATTGCCTAGAAGTGCCACTCCCAGCTCAGAACTCAAGCGGAAAAATAGGTCACCGAGTGATGCAGCAGTTCctaaaaacaaatcaaagaagTTAAAAACGGTAGCAGGCAGTAGAGGGGAAAACAAAGGAAACGAGGCAGTTCCAGAGACCCAAAAGAAAGATTTGGCCCCAAAGACTATGAAGAATGTGCATGATACAGTTTGTGAGAAACAAGTAGACTCCAAGAAGAAACAGGCAGGAATGGGAAAAAGTCTTAGGAAAGCGTCATCTGCATCTACATCATcctcagaaaaggaaagaaatttaaCCAAAAGTTCTGAAACAAAGCCTTCAGAATCTGATGATTCATGTAATcaaaaaacacccaaacacaacAAATTTGATTCACAAAAGATTATTAAAGATTTTACAGTAAGCTTTAATGCTGAACAGACAAGTAGCCCTAGGCAAATGCACAGCATTAGTTCAAGTTCAAGTTCTGTGATACCAGGCAACAGTTCCAGTAAAATAGAGTCCAAGATAGCATTATCAACAGGTGATAAAGGTGAAGGtaatatgaatatccatatagAAAAATTAAATAGCCAGAAGGAAAATGACACTGCTGGTAATTCTGTGAACAAATCAAAGTCTAATGATGAGAGATCTGATGATTTGCAAGATGTAGGTGAGAAGATAAATGAACCTGTggcaaaactaaaagaaaatactTCCAAGACCATAAAGAAAGTTCCATCAGCTgaaaaggagaaggtaaaagtaaacaaaactagTGAATCAAAGGCTCGAGTTAGCCACCTGTTTGGATCTGATGTAAGTTTCTCAGATGATTCGGATGAACCTGAGGCTGAGAGTGGACCTGCTAATGAGAGAGTACAAAAATCTCCACTAAAGATAGCTGATTTGGAAGAACCAAGCATTCTAAAAGAGACAAGTAATGTGGTGTGTGGCAAACGACGTATTGGAAGAGGTCGTGGTCGGCCTCTAAAAACTGCCCTGCCGATATCTCCAAGAAGATCAGAGAGGACAGCAACCACAAGTCAGAGAAGCTGTTCTAGACAAGCCTTAAATGCAAAACAAGCATCACCCAGAGGCCGTAGCAGGGGCTCCCATAGCAGCGGCAGTAGCAGCAAGGAGTCAGGCAGTGGAATGCCAGTTTCGCAGATGAGAACAAGGTCCAAGTCTCCAGCAAATGAAAAGAGTGTGCCAGAGGAGGTTAGCAGACAAATGACCAGTGtcagacggagaggaagaggggcccGGTCACTTGCCAACCGGGGTCGTCCTGTGAGGAAGGACCAAGACTCAGCTAGAGTGTTGGATGAGCAAGATACATTAGAGAGTGACATGGAGGATGATACCACTGGAAAGCAGAAGATGCCATTTTCTGTGTGGGGTTCTGGTTTAAAATCCCCTATTGGTACAAGTAAAGGCAAGAGTCCTACAAGTTCAAAGGAGGAATTGCATAACCGTTGGAACACAAGCATTGCCTCACACTGCACTTTCTCTGACATCAACATAACAGACACAGAGGATGAAAGTCCTGGCAAAATTCTGCGACAGAAGACCCCAGAGCATTTTGTCCGGTTTCCCAAGTCAGAAACAGGCAAAAAGTTCATGGAGTCTGACTCATCGGGCTGTGCTCGCACACtgtcctacaacaacaacaatagcagtcaCAAGGAAGGCACCCCAAGGATCAAGAATAAGGATCTTGGGGAAGTTCATAACATCACTCCAAGTTCGCGGAGACATATTCGCAGTGCTTCATCAAGTGcag aATCAGCAACAGAGGAAATATCTCAAGATGCTCAGGAGATTACCTCACCCTCACCAAAGAAGACAGTGAGCAAATCTACCAATGGGAGCCATTCTTTATCAGAAACAAGGAGTACAAAATCTTCTAAGGAAAATACCCCCAGTGAAGTTGCTCTGAATGAAGATCCACCACCCACAACCACTGAGGACGCAACACCCATTAAGTCATCCAGCGAAGGcagctctccctccccatcaacaaCGTCAGAGGCATCAAGTTCTGAGAAGTCTGGAGTGTCACCTCTCATGCAGTTCAAACCCTTGCCAGCCACACCAGAGAAGGAACTGGGTCAGATTTGTCAATCGATCATCAAGGAAAACAATGCCATGGTTGCGCTCCCCTCACCGAAGGGGcaacaggagaaggaaaggcaTATGGATCAGTCTGGTGCCTCAAGAACCAAAGACAGTGTTAAAAGAATTCTCAACCTGAGtacaaagaaagcagaaagaagtgTGAATGAAGAGAAAATGTTAAAGAAGGGAGCCCATGAATCATTGCCtaggaaggagagtgaagataTAGAAATGGTTAATGATAAAGAAAGCAATACCTCTGATACAGTGAAAGACACTCGTTCAGATGGCAGGGGTGATTCCCATGAATTAAAAACAAAGGTGCCAGATGAAAAAGGCCAAAAAAGAATAGGTGAGGAACAAGGAAATCAGTTGCCGGCAGGACAGAGGGATAACAAAACCCTTCGTGGAGGCTTAGACAAGGATAACAGTTGTAATTCTAAAGCCTCAGAAAAAGGAAGTACAACTTCTCTTGGCAATGTCATCAGCCCAGAACATTCCTCAAATCAAAGTTTtatatcagaaggcaaaatgacaaaagaaaaccTGTCCCCTCAGGAGAAAAATGTTGAAAGCCATAATGCTAGTGAAGtgattgaagaagaggaagactggGAAGACATGATCAGTTTACAAACATCTGAGTTCATAGATTTGTTTTCCCTTAATTTAGAACCAGAGAAAGTCACTCCAAAACCATCATCAAAGGCAGCTAAATCTAGCAAAGGAGTGATTTCTTCAAAAGCTAAGAAACCTGCGAGTCCTAATGCCGGCAGCAGAATGGcacaacagaagaaaataaacaatagtcCAAAAATCAAAGAACAAAATCATAACGAGGCAGTACCAGGTTCAGAGCGAGGCAGTGGGTCCCAGAGCTTGAGAGCTGAAAGCACTGAAATGACAAGGGAACGAGGGAACAAGAGATTAAGGGAAGAGACATCACCGAGGGATGCAGTGGACCCTGCAAAGAAGAAAACGCCAAGGAGAATTCAGCCCATCAAGATTGGTGAAGTGAATGGGGTCAGGAAGGACAGTATTAGTAAAAGGAGTGCTGACTATAGAAGTACCGGTCACAGCTTTCCATCCGGATTGAAAAGTAGTCTCGGGACGGTGAACGGGGAGATGATGTCAAGTGG tttagaggagaaggaggacaggtCAGAAGTTTTCTCAGAGAAAGGTAGAAGGCGGGATTCTGTTGCCCATAAACGAGAATCTCTTTTAGTCACAG GTGGTGGAGGTCAAAGTGAGAGAAGTGCAAGCTCTCTGTCTAGCACAAGCCCGGGACACCTACACATCTCGGAGTCTCCCATGGGTTTCGAGGGCTCTCCAAATGCCCATTTGGGGAAAACCAGCTCGCCCCATCACTTTGCCCCAATTAAGCTACCCCAAGATATAGAACCTTTGGCTACCCTTGAACCCAGCAGCCAGGGTCAGAAACAGTTGTCCACAGAGCCTCTCAACCCCAGTCAGATGGGAAAGGAAACTACTGTGGATCCAAGAAGTAAAATAAAGGGCATGACGCACACAGCCTCAGCCATCTCGAAGGTGCCAGGAGTTGTTCCAAATGAAGCAGAGACTTTAAGAGAGACCGATGATAGCTTAGTTGTTAACAG CAGACAGAGGCGGCCACGACATATGGCCCAGGAGTTGTGCAGTGGTGGAAGTCTGGAAATAGCAATGAGACCAGATAAACCAGTAGCAATTGTCACAAAACATGGATCTGAG TTTCAGACCAGTAGTGTCCACCTTAGTGAAGAAAGTACGAGCAGTGTAATCTCCATGCCTCCAACCCCTGGGAAACACCTGTTTGGACCTCCTCCGACAGCACATACAATCAGTCCAGCAGGCAGTTCATCACAGTCCGAGTCTGGGCTGATGCAAGGGCCAATAGGTGTGCCACCCAAGAAGCGCAAAAAGCAAGATGTTGCTGAAAAA attaagttgaaaaaaatgcaaaaactcATGAAGATGACAGACTTTGATAAGTTCCTGGAAAAAATACATCGGTGA